A genome region from Leptospira stimsonii includes the following:
- a CDS encoding efflux RND transporter permease subunit, whose translation MFILFDMLAKRRPGFHLSILALSLLMTVLNLLNVSWEVYPSFASGNVVVTTQHAGTDVQKVESDITFPLEEALSSTGGISEMRSVTEAGKSEIRLSFENPDKILKYIAEIREKIERVTAGFSREVRKPIIESSGSGESPALILSIQKDAGDPRELRLFAEKRLKAKIETNSNVGRVLLVGGESYEILIAIDRDRLEAEGLTIDDVIRKIKSNHTYSLISVSREGEIQKPIYLNSKKKEPSDFAQIPLSQKNRGNLFLRDVARIDYQTKDKENFFRRNGKEGLSLYIYPSFRGNLSYLSKEVESLQTEFQKDGILLEIIYDRYSQIRKELFDHFLFSGLLFLFSVLFFFRDSAVSHLLRFVSTTIIVSGIFHACFGSINVLLSIGANVFILLFLILPNFAIQFPQKRFGIPVFQAVWAIVLFFLFQKDFGIFLFQTAFASICFLIVWNFTIRLNFHSFPFLNRFSEADRFFILITNPWCDRIKVAGFKFAETARIYLGNTAFLSRFQTFYQMMKFRFNENPIFGWIAISIISVLVIVFTYKSYSVRVQRQILLCMVELPSGTGVKATDTVSKKVEALLLQSDSIEETVAKVEKDHSRILIRLKDGFQANSELISKLKKLVGKQSPAFVFFTTDSDRNSAEESTFEILGSDPKTIHDLVQSVAKQVTAFPETEEVVLRYKGPREELLMNVDPGKSSQSLLDSSKLGEDLRLTLQGGIAAKTFSDGKEFDVRVRGSAEFRGSKDSMEKIHVRNSEGKFVPLGEVTFGQEDFTPVKVFHKYRSRYLAFSVKFRDKSSGDRVALENRILAFPLPFGYRIEKAEQKTSKIFETLGDANAGFYLFLFVLILSRIFQIANTENRIQEIALYLLRVAALFSSIRFLCGEWKADSYLYFLSLGLFL comes from the coding sequence ATGTTTATCCTATTCGACATGCTTGCGAAACGAAGACCCGGGTTCCATTTATCGATCCTCGCTTTATCGCTTCTGATGACTGTTTTAAATTTATTAAACGTTAGTTGGGAAGTTTATCCTTCGTTTGCTTCCGGAAACGTCGTAGTTACGACACAACATGCGGGGACCGATGTTCAAAAAGTGGAATCCGATATCACGTTTCCTTTAGAAGAAGCGTTGTCCAGTACGGGCGGAATTTCGGAAATGCGTTCCGTGACCGAAGCTGGCAAGTCCGAGATCCGATTGAGTTTTGAAAACCCGGACAAAATTCTAAAATATATCGCCGAAATCAGGGAAAAAATTGAACGCGTTACCGCAGGTTTTTCAAGAGAGGTTCGTAAACCCATTATCGAATCTTCCGGCTCGGGAGAAAGTCCCGCCTTGATACTCTCGATTCAAAAGGATGCAGGAGACCCTAGGGAATTGCGCCTATTTGCCGAAAAAAGACTGAAAGCAAAAATCGAGACGAATTCGAATGTGGGGAGAGTCTTATTAGTCGGCGGAGAATCGTACGAAATACTAATAGCGATCGATCGAGATCGTTTGGAAGCGGAAGGGCTTACGATTGACGACGTGATTCGAAAAATAAAATCGAATCATACGTATTCTCTTATCTCTGTTTCCCGTGAAGGAGAAATTCAAAAACCGATTTATTTGAATTCGAAGAAAAAAGAGCCAAGTGATTTTGCGCAAATTCCGCTGAGTCAAAAAAATCGAGGGAATCTTTTTTTAAGGGACGTAGCTAGGATCGATTATCAAACAAAAGATAAGGAAAACTTCTTTAGAAGGAACGGTAAGGAGGGTTTAAGTTTATACATTTACCCTTCTTTTCGAGGAAATCTCAGTTATTTAAGTAAAGAAGTGGAAAGTCTTCAAACGGAATTTCAAAAAGACGGAATTCTTCTTGAGATCATATACGATCGTTATTCCCAGATCCGAAAAGAGCTATTCGACCACTTTCTATTTTCAGGTCTTTTGTTTCTCTTTTCGGTCCTATTTTTTTTTCGAGACTCTGCGGTTTCCCATTTACTTCGTTTTGTTTCCACAACGATCATTGTTTCGGGAATTTTTCATGCGTGCTTCGGAAGTATTAACGTTCTACTTTCGATAGGGGCGAACGTATTTATTCTTCTTTTTTTAATTTTGCCGAATTTCGCTATTCAATTTCCACAAAAACGATTCGGGATTCCCGTTTTTCAAGCGGTTTGGGCAATCGTTCTTTTCTTTTTGTTTCAAAAAGATTTCGGAATCTTTTTATTTCAAACGGCCTTTGCCAGTATCTGCTTTCTAATCGTTTGGAATTTTACGATCCGTCTGAATTTTCATTCCTTTCCTTTCTTAAATCGATTTTCCGAAGCGGATCGTTTTTTCATACTCATTACCAATCCTTGGTGTGATCGCATCAAAGTCGCAGGTTTTAAATTTGCTGAGACCGCGCGCATTTACCTGGGGAATACGGCTTTTCTTTCACGCTTTCAAACATTTTACCAAATGATGAAGTTTCGCTTTAACGAAAACCCGATCTTCGGATGGATTGCGATTTCAATCATTTCTGTTTTAGTCATCGTATTTACGTATAAAAGTTATTCGGTTCGAGTTCAAAGACAGATTCTTTTGTGTATGGTCGAGTTGCCTTCCGGTACAGGAGTGAAAGCAACGGATACAGTTTCAAAAAAAGTGGAGGCTCTTCTTTTACAGTCCGATTCGATCGAGGAGACCGTTGCAAAAGTTGAAAAAGATCATTCTCGAATTCTAATTCGTTTGAAGGACGGTTTTCAGGCAAATTCGGAATTGATCTCAAAATTAAAAAAACTCGTCGGCAAACAAAGTCCCGCATTCGTTTTTTTTACGACCGATTCCGATCGGAACTCCGCAGAGGAAAGCACATTTGAAATTTTAGGAAGCGATCCGAAGACGATTCACGATTTAGTTCAATCCGTTGCAAAACAAGTGACAGCATTTCCGGAAACAGAAGAAGTCGTTTTGCGTTACAAGGGTCCAAGAGAAGAACTCCTCATGAATGTCGACCCGGGAAAATCCTCTCAATCTCTTTTGGATAGTTCGAAACTCGGGGAAGACTTAAGGCTTACTTTACAAGGAGGTATCGCGGCAAAGACATTTTCAGACGGAAAAGAGTTCGATGTTCGGGTTCGAGGTTCGGCGGAATTCAGAGGGTCCAAAGATTCTATGGAAAAAATTCATGTCCGCAATTCTGAAGGAAAATTCGTTCCTTTAGGAGAAGTCACTTTCGGCCAAGAAGATTTCACTCCAGTAAAAGTCTTTCATAAATACCGTTCACGATATCTTGCGTTTAGCGTAAAATTCAGAGATAAGAGTTCAGGAGATAGAGTCGCTTTAGAAAATCGAATTCTCGCATTTCCACTTCCTTTCGGATATCGAATCGAAAAAGCGGAGCAAAAAACTTCTAAAATCTTCGAAACTTTAGGCGATGCGAATGCCGGTTTTTATCTGTTTCTTTTCGTTTTAATCCTTTCGCGCATTTTCCAAATTGCGAATACCGAAAACCGAATACAAGAAATCGCGCTCTATTTACTCAGAGTTGCTGCGTTGTTTTCATCGATTCGATTTCTTTGCGGCGAATGGAAGGCAGACTCTTATCTGTATTTCCTCTCTTTAGGACTTTTTTTATAG